A window of Rhododendron vialii isolate Sample 1 chromosome 13a, ASM3025357v1 contains these coding sequences:
- the LOC131314299 gene encoding PHD finger-like domain-containing protein 5A, protein MAKHHPDLIMCRKQPGIAIGRLCEKCVICDSYVHPCTLIRVCDECNYGSFQGRCVICGGVGISDAFYCKECTQQAKDRDGCPKIVNLGSAKADLFYEYGFKKR, encoded by the coding sequence ATGGCCAAGCACCATCCTGATTTGATTATGTGCAGGAAGCAGCCAGGTATTGCCATTGGACGATTGTGTGAGAAATGTGTGATTTGTGACTCGTATGTTCATCCGTGCACACTCATACGGGTTTGTGATGAATGCAACTATGGGTCCTTTCAGGGTCGTTGCGTTATCTGTGGAGGAGTGGGGATTTCTGATGCCTTCTATTGCAAAGAGTGCACACAGCAGGCGAAAGACCGGGATGGTTGTCCAAAAATTGTCAATTTGGGGAGTGCTAAGGCAGATCTGTTTTACGAATATGgtttcaagaaaagatga